The genomic region tttaattaatttaatttaataattaGAAATGGATAATTTCATACAtgcatttgtttttcttattactTTTTACTGTATTGTCCCTGAGATTAGGGGTCataggttctagtccacccatgGGCATATGACCGACTATGCCATGTATTGTATGGTTGGTATACATCTTTGCTAATAGTTATAGTACAGTAGATTAGAGTCCAATATATTAAATGCCTAAACAGAATTAATGAGCAAATCAGAGtaggacaaatatttattgttgttgttgttaggtaccatcaagtcagttccaactcatagagacctgatCTGAaggagtagaaccgctccatagactttccaaggagcggctggtggatttgaaatgcagatcttttggttagtagctgagctcttagccgctCAGAACCTTGCTTTGCTTTTGTTTGAACGTGTTTAAAAGttagtttcttcatttaattGATTGGTTGATTATTTTGCTAATAAATACTCTTCTGTAAGTATGAATATGACTATTAAAGAGGTCTTATAAATCACATaacttctgttttatatctctatcattttactatttttctttAAGAACTGACTTGCACTCTCAGCACTGTAatatgaaaaatggaaaacaatataaTTCACATTCTTTAAAATAAGTTCTTGAAGATGAGGGGAATAACTAGAATGATTGGACACTCTTCTTCTTCCCTTAGAgggctttcatttccttttttccccacaCAATGTCTCAACAAGTCTCTACCCTATCTCAACAAAATTGacctagaagacagaacagagaaCAATTAAAGGAGGGGAAAATATTAGTTATGTTGGTATTGAAGGTGACATCCTGGCTTCAGGTCCCAGCCCCACTCATCTGTAAATATACTACACTGGGAAATTCCTTAACAACTTTGTATTTACGTTTCATGGTCTAATGGGGGTAACAATAATTAAGGAAGATAATACATGCAAATGGTGAGACATTGTATCTAGCAAATTATAAGCACTAAAATTATTAGCTACTACATTTAGttataggagtccttgggtggtacaagtggttctGTGGTCACCTACTTAActggaaagttggcagttcaaatctatccacaggcaccatagaagaaaggcctggcaatctacttctgaaagatcacagccattgaaaactctatgtgcaTTTCtatacgcatggggtcaccatgagttggtattgacttgatggcaaatttttttttttttttttactactagtCATATCactactactgctactactactattacaAAGTTGATTTTAATGCTGTCAAGTGGTGGGTGAATTTAAgctctctcacatacacaaaaaaagtcaaagaatCCTTATCCCACATCAAACATTGTAAGTACTAGAAGTGCAAGGTCTTAATATAGCATGTACGTTTATTTGTATTTGTTCTACCATGAGATGCTCATAGTTTTGAATTGATACCttaattcaaaaattaaaattaaagtgaAACTatttgtgttagtcatctagtgctgctctaacagaaataccacaagtggatggctttcacaaagacaaTTTATTCttgcacagtctagtaggttacaagtccaaattcagggtgtgacctctagaggaaggctttctgtccctgttggttctggaggaaggtccttgtcctcaatcttcccctggtcgagaagcttctcaagcacagggatcccaggtccaaaggatatgctccactcctggtgctgctttcttggtggtatgaagtttccaactctttgcttgcttccctttccttttatctcttgagagataaaatgctGTCAAGTGATGGGTGAATTTAAgctctctcacatacacaaaaaaagtcaaagaaaccTTATCCCACATCAAACATTGTAAGTACTAGAAGTGCAAGGTCTTAACATAGCATGTatgtttatctcttgagagataaaaggtagtacaggccagatcccagggaaaatccctttacattggatcagtgaggTGAtgtgagcaagagtgttacatcccaccctaatccttttaaccacaggcagagattatgatttataacacataggaaaatcacaaaatggaggacaaccacacatggccaaaccaacttgacacatatttttgggggacacaattcaatccattacactatTCTATTTCCAAAATGTAGGAAAGAAAAGGTTTGTGTTAGATAGCTGCCTCCTACCAGCTGTTGAACAGGTTAGTGATTTTTCATCTTAAAAATATAGTAGTaagtaacaataataaataagctGGCCGTATCCTTTCTTTTTCTATCGCCCTGTGTACTTTCTCTCCTTCATGGGCAAATTCCTCGAATGTATTGGCCTTActagtttctttcctttcttaagTTCAATTTACTTGTAAATcaattcaatctgaatgctgccGTTACCTCACTTTCAAATTGTTATTTTCTGAGTTCATCGATAACCAATGCATAGCTAAACATCAACAGAAAATTCAAAGCTACTTTCCTCCTCACCTCTCGGAAATGTTTGACACAGTTAATCAGTCCCCCTTAAACACTCTTATAGCTTTCCTTCAAAAATTTGATATTGCTatgatccatcttttttttttttttggaccactCACAAATCGTGTTGTATGGATTAGATTGGATGTGAGAAATCATCATGGAATTTGGAGCCCGTATGTAAAAAGAGCTTGGAGGTGAAGTATGACCCCCTCTAACTTCACAActaggaaggagaatcaaggtcagacatgtctcctctctcccccatcttcaccatttctgacatgAACCATCCCACCtacagcactctacttctctcctgggtttgttaattcattgcaatggccacatggaactcatagacaatactcGGGATTCTGGGGTTTGTTAgtgaagtaacagttacaattctgGCTCAGGagcactcaggatatagttcttccatcaggacacctcttcccagctgtgttcataggcacacctctccctggccctaggcctctgctcaAAGGCAGTCAGCTTTTTCTCTCCGTGGGCTGGGAATCCCACCATGCCTCCTGCTGCTGgatctctgctgccaggtctctcctgctgggTCTCTCCAGCCACCACTTATtaccgtcttcagggttacatCTCGCTCCTcatggtctcctgcttccaggagcttctcagtgcagggatctttggtccaaaggatgtgctggatCCTGGTGTTCTTCCTTAATAGTGGTGGGATCGTCTTTTTCCCTTCTCTGGGATgtctcatttcaagcccagcagaagGGAAAAACTGACCGATTCTTTTGGtaggccacagttaccctatcacatagtctcgcccaatcacttgggtgggagttacaagaccatgactagAGAGGCCTCTCAAAAGTAATCAAATGCACCACaccataatttattattatttctagtaGTGCTTGTTCTCACCTGACCATTCTCTCACCAAACATTATATGGCCTTTACCCAGTTATCTGGACCAAAAGCTTAGAACTGTTGACTTTTCTCTTTTAATCGAAACACTACATCCAATCATTTaccaataatgattttttttttaaatatctttttccgGTTTTAGAACCAGATTGAGAAATGGACACAACACAGACTTTTGGTGGACATTAGAGTAGAGAAGTGTAAATAAACATGCACTGGTCATGCTTGGTCGGACCTTTCACTACAATTGCCCAGGGGTCTGTGCCCATGAGCAGAACACATTGTCTTCCTTCTCCACTACTTTCTCAACACTGTACATTTGTTGGGCAATGCTGCCATGCTGACTGGAGAAATACTACCACCCCAAAAGGCaaaacttttcttcttttctggggTAGCACgagaggtacaaaaaaaaaaaggcataatttTTCTGAGCAGTATTTTTTGAGAAGGGAAAAATAATGTCTAAAATCCTTTTGGTTTCACATGGAAattgtggaaagagaaaagaccTCTCTACCTAACACAATAGCTTCTTAATTGATCTCTCAAACACCATTTTTACTTACCTTAATGTCCACCCCAATGAATTTGCAATATTGACCAGGTGGTGAGAGAAAATATGTTTTCCTAGAAGGAACTGAGATTCTTGAAAATGaacatattttttcatttcttgaggACAAGGCCCAAAAgcatttttttcaaatgtttgaTAGATTAGTTTAATTAATTCCATTGAAATTTGGAATTTCCCTGATCAGCCCTGTTTATTTATGCTGCTAACAATTAATTTGTAGATAATAAATAAAGTGGATGTTATCTGTGAAGTTTATGgtgctatttggaaaccctggtggcatagtggttaagagctatggctgctaacgaaacggctggcagtttgaatccaccaggcactccttggaaaccacctggggcagttctactctgtcctatagggtcactacaagtaggaatcgactcgatggccatgggtttggtttttttgtgtgtatgtctaCTCCACCCTACCtaccaatagtaaaaaaaaacctgacagctTGCACTGTCCATTTGAGGAGTTTATAGAAGGTTACTATGGCAAACATGCATAAAGTTCAATAGTGATTTAAATTGCATGATGGTTATTAATTAGAAACTTTTAGTTTTACAGATTGAGTACTTAAGTGAAGGAATTGACAGCAATAGATTATCTCTGGAAAATGTATTCAGGAAATGGAAACCAAATTGCACATCGagcatttattgttgttgtttctgtacAAATTTCTCTTGAGACAAATATAATTAAGCTGTGCAGTAGATGCAATCCCTATGGTCTCTAGTAAAGACAGAAATACAGCCTACTCCTTTACCATATTACAACTTAGAATTCTGGAAAGTCTAGGAAGCCAATAAGAAGTAAGTTTAGGGTGCTTGTGACTCTGGGTATAGTCCTTATTCATACTATGCTGTAAAATTACATTGATGTTCTGGAAAGGAAATTCTTTGACTTCTTTGGATTTTAGCTTCCTAATTATTGACTTACTGTGTTAAAATCAAGATAAgcaaaaatatgtatgtaaatacaTAGGAAAATATCTAGAAATACATTCTCTTCCAAACTGTGATGAGTAGTTTTAAGGAAGGTTGTGGAATATGCAAGATCATAATAATTACGTTTTACTCTCTATATATTTTACTCTATATACTTAGGTGGCATGTGACCTCCTTTACAATTAGAATATATTACTTATGTAATAATATGTGCATATAATTATAGTAGTGATATGATGAAAACAAGAAAATCTGAATCTGTAACTAAAAGTGGTTATTTTTTCTAAATGTCTGTAACAAAAGAATAATATACACAACTCAGAATAAGGAAGGAATATTGCATCCATTTTAACTGAAACTTACTTAAAAAGGTTTAATAAATGGAATCCAGGTATCTTGGTTCTCAGCTCAGACCACTGATCCTAGGGGAGcttctttggctgaagtgtgatgGAGACCTGTGTTAGGTGATCGGAATCTTTTAAGTATCATGTATTCTCTGTCTCGTCTCCACAGATGTCTGGCTCTGAGCCAGTGGTGGATGGAAACCGGTCCCTCTGCACCAAATTCACATTTGTGGCTTTTTCCTCTCTAGGAGAGTTACAGCCTTTGCTCTTCGTAGTGTTCTTAGTTATCTACTTGTTTACAGTGGGAAGAAATCTCATCATCATTTGCCTGATTTGGATCACTCCTTCCCTGCACActcccatgtatttcttcctggtGAATCTCTCCTTCCTGGAGATGTGCTATATCAGCAGTGTGGTGCCTCTGATGCTGGTGCACCTGCTAGTAGACACAAAGACTGTTAACACAGGAGGCTGTGCGGCTCAGATGTACATATTCACCATCTTGGGGCTGACAGAGTGCTGGCTGCTGGCAGCCATGGCTTATGACCGATTTGTGGCTATTTGTTACCCGCTACATTATACTCTCTTGATGGGCCCTCATGTGTGTTTGAAACTGGCTGCAGCATCTTGGACCACTGGAGTGGTGGTGGAGTCAGTCCAGACCACTTGGATCTTCACCCTGCCCTTCTGTGGAACAGGACAGATTCAGCACTTTTTTTGTGACATCATGCCTGTGGTGAAACTGGCTTGTGTTGACACTTCCCACAAAGAGATTGTGTTGTTTGCTGTCTCCGTGCTCTTCATCATGAGCCCCTGTCTCCTCATTCTGTGCTCCTATGTGCATATTCTTATAGCCATCTTGAGAATCCCCTCAGCAGCTGGCAGATGCAAAGTGTTCTCCACTTGTTCTTCTCATATCCTGGTTGTTTCTCTGTTCTATGGAACTGCTTTGTTCACTTATCTCCAACCCAAGACTGCGCACACTCCAGAAACAGACAAAGCAACCGCTCTTATGTACACTGTGGTCACTCCTGCTCTGAATCCTGTCATCTACACCTTGAGGAACAAGGAAGTGAAGGAAGCCTTTCAAAGGGTAACACAAAGGAACCCTCTTTGACAAATGGCCTAAACCTAGTCAGCTAGGCCATAGCAGATAAAACTTACACTGCTGTACGCAGAAGTCACCCGAGACTTCGCGATcaatgtctctctctgtctctctctctttctgtgtgcaCATACGActttaatgattatatatatacatatacatatatcaaaaaaaaattttttttttttacacgcaCACAAAATCATTAACACCTGTATAGCCTAGGAACCAGAAAACAATTGggtttgttctatgtttttcaatGTATTTAAACAAGAGGAAAGTATGCAGTAGGATCATGAAAttatttaatcattcattcattcaaagatatttactgagcatctcctGAGTGTCAGttactattcattttttttttttcttccccaacagTAATAGGATTAAGGTGAGTATTTTTCACGCCATTTTACTGAGGAAAACAAAGTGTTCTTCTTgtgggaaaaatttaaaaaataataggaaGAAGTAATTGATACTTTTTTAACATCAAATATAAgctgttagaaaaataaaataaatgtaaaaagtaaaaacaaatacaaactgTTAGAATTTAAGTTCTTAAGTGGAATGCACTCCCTTAACTTACCATCTTAAATAATCAGTCATTAATAAATACTGATGAGAACACTATGAAACAACCCTAAATGTAAAAGTTATAAATATCATAAGGAACCCAGGATCTTTATTCACAACTAgatccttctttttctctttttttttgttgttgttatccaaAGAATGAAGTTTTTAGAGGAACTTCTTTGTGACATTCACTTTTGTTACTACTATTGTGAACCCTGTTTAAATGTGTTGGTTTGGATTGTAATTTCCCTCAGGAACTGTTTATAATATTGTAACTAATTAACCATGCTTTTGACCCCttgaataaaaatgaacaagGCTTCCACAAGAGAATAAAGCAAAtaactttttaataaatattaagttTCTATGGAAACTGGAGAAGTGAGGTACAAAAGAATTaaatgttcagtgacattttgTAATGTCCacctttgattttattttaatgatgttACCCTAGAATCAAACCCTAATACGGTGTGAGTAATGTATTTCAGAGGGGTTATAAAGTGAGACaatgaaggagggaagggaaggcagcCAAAAAATGTTCCATTATGGTGCCAGGTAATATAGAAGGATACGAGAATTTAAACCTGTGTGGAAACAGTGTAAAACACAGCCCTGAGATTCGCCATCCTCTGGGTctaggttgttgttattagctgccttcGAGTTACCCTGGACTTATgcagaccccatgcacaacagaatggattgctgcccagtcctgcaccatcttcattgtgatccacagggttttcactggttatttttggaagtagatcaccagacccttctttctagtccatcttactctggaagctctgttggaaCTTGTTCAACATGATAGCAACATGTATCATGGTGGTGGCTGCCCGTGAAGTGCATCagctaggaatcaaacccagaatTCCCTCATgggagatgagaattctacccctgaaccaccaccacCGCCCCCTGGATATATGTAGTTGGGAAATATACATGCTCATTTGCATACACCCAGGCCTGCTGCTGGGGGATAGTAACCCTGATGCTGCTGCTCTCCTGCTGACTGGAATAGACTTCTCTAAATGCCCTCAGCACAGAGATGTGGATATTTGGCAGCTGGAAAGCatctgcaaaccaaaaaaaaaaaaaagttgctctctgttaattctgactcatggtgaaattttggtggttagaacccacccaaagggatcttggaagaaagacctggcaatctgcttccaaaaggtcatagccctgaaaattctatggaatgcagttctactctgcgcataTAGGCTTGCCATAAAGAAAGCATTTGCAGTACTTTGGAATGGTAAGTTTCAAGGGATATGGAAGGAGACACTGTGAGCAAAAGCTACACTTTTACTCTATGGAAGGAGTCTTGTATTTGGAATACAAGGAGTGAAGTGTGGGTATGTAAAATAAAGAATTGgtataaacagaaaataaggatTGATAtcttaataattatttttccctCTCTCATTTTCTAACTCCATTTGTGGAACGGTAGGTTCATTTCCAAAGGCAAGAGATAGAACTGTATGTGGTGAAAGCAattaattgctaaccaaaaggtcagcggttggatagcaccagcggctccatgggagaaagatgtggcagtctgcttctgtagagatttacagccgtggatacctcatggggtcactgtgagttggaatcaactctatggcagtggaatTATAGAGATTTCACAGGAGAAAATCTTTCTATATAAATTCCTTTTCATTATATCTCGACTTTTCATTGCCCcactagtttatttttttaagtctaaaACTGTTACCTTCCTTAGAATAGCCTTTGCAAATAcgaattaaacattttaaaattaatcagTAGGGAGAAGAAATATAGGTAAAAGTTCCAAGAATACAGGCATATGAAATGTGTTTAAGTATGATTAGTTTTCAATATACCCAATGAAAGATTTATCATGACCCATCATTACTTGAATTAAATATAATTAATCAGTTTCACTATtactttctctgcttgcttccgtttaGTTCTATGAGTGAAAAATTAAAGAGGCAACCAGCTAAGTACGCATTTGTTCGTCAGAACATCCACCATTGTAAATATTTCTACGTGTTATACAAGGTGACATGCCACCACTTGATTTGCTTGTAGGATAAATACCCTAGTTGTCTTAAAGATAAACAAAGAGAAACACAGCAACTTTTTTAGGCACACTGAGCAGTACTTTTGGGCTTCTTTTTATTTGTTAGGTTCTTACTTCTGCTGTTATTTGGCTATGCAGATCCTTTGGCTAGAATGACTTGGGTAACTCCTTCGTGTGTATTCCAGTACAAAGCAGCCTCTTTATATTcaatctacatgatacttcaTAATTTTCTCTATGGAATTCTCTCCCAATGAACTTCAtctcttaatatttttaatatgatcAAATAACAGAAGagataattcttttctttttggtaatgcttatagattttggaaaccctggtggtataatggttaagtactacagctgctaaccaaaaggttgacagttgaaatctgccgggcgctccttggaaactctatggggcagttctattctgtctgatagggtcactatgagtcagaatcgactcaacggcagtgggtttggttttttaaataggTTTTAGTGACAAAATGGGGTGAAAGGAGCTATTAAAAAATCACTGAGTACATAACCTGACACTGAGTAGTCACACAATAGTTAGTTATTATTATAACTTTAAGGAGAACTGGGGGCGCAATGGTCAAGTACTCacttgccaaccaaaaggtcagcagttggaacacaTCAGTCGTttcatgggaaaaaagacctgatgatctgttcctgtaaagatttcagcctagggggCACTTCTGCTgtgtaaggttactatgagttggaaccaacttgatggcacacaacaacagcattatTAACTTGGTTAATGCTGATATGTTTTGATAAAAGTTGGtgtattttaaattattctgAGACATTTTTATGAAGTCAAAAAGTGTGGTTTTTGTAACagagatttttgtatttttagtaaTTCTGATTATACTTCCAGTCAAGCCATAGTGTTCTGTGTGCCCTGATTTCTTACACGCAAGTGAGAACAATTAATTAAAACATAGTTGAACAATAAGTTCAATCCTGTGGGACATAAATATGAAATATACTACGTAGTTTTGCTCTCAAGTTCCAGTGGAAAGATTTTTAGGTATTACTGTTTTAATGATTATATAATCCTAATGTTCTCTAGTGGAAAATCTCCAATATTCTCAGTAGTGTCCAAGACAGGCAAACAATAAATACTCCAAGAAGACACACAGTGAAGCAGCTGAATCTGCTAACTAGGAAACCACTTCAGACTCTAGAATGTGATCAGAACCAGGTCCAACTCTCGGAGattccacgtatgtcagagtagaactgtgtgctccaTGGAGTCTTCAGTGCctgatctttctgaagtagatcaccagtcctttcttctgaggcaccatgagtggacttgaacctccaaccttttgattagcagccggacacgttagccatttgcaccacccagaaactcctgaTGTCTGATGTTCATGTCATTCATTGGTCCTTCTAGTTACCTTACATTCACTAtttatttcatgaaaaaaaatacatatatacatacatatttactaaATTGATGATGAAAATATGGCATTTATAGGAATTTCTTCCtatttatctaatttttcaacagtagcagattttttttttttagttttcctgtctttctttgttttaaatacaCAATGTATTGCTTTGTTCAAGTGATCATTTTAGTCAAAGTATCACTTAGCTCCTAAACTTGAGGGTGGGGAGGATCAGGACCTATAGTGTTTATCGGTAGAATTACAACTGGAGTTGGACACATGAGGAGATTTTATACCGAGAGACTAAACATTACTGGAAGTAGAAGCGGAACATATATATCCATTTCCTGTTGCTAAACAACATGACTTGCGCTCTCTCCTGCTGGAAAGAAGTGAACATTTTCAATTTGCCCAGGCTACTGTGATAGCCTAAGGTGAGGGCAACTTTAGAACAGTGGAATGGCTGAAGCCTTCATAGCCACAACTTGCATAGTAGTAGAGCCTCATTGCCTCCAAAGCTGTCTCTTAGTTGTCTCTGAGACACAATGAataccacacacgcacacacacacacacacacaccagtccaAAAGCCACTAGCAATCACAGAGTGTCTGATCTCTTAAATCGTTTTGCTCTCACTTTTAAACACTCACTGCCTGCAAGACACTTATAGAAGCTTTGTTGCTATATGGACTGATTGAACTCTATTAAGAAACCCATGCTTGAGCCAGAAGTAATGTTACTGAATGCTCTCAACTTCCAATTGCCTGGGATTTCAAAATGGTGCTGCCTTctgaggaaaagaaacaaaataaaactcttgGCCAAAACTGTGTCACATTTTATTGGTTGGGCTCTACAGTAGTTCATCcccaataaaagtttaaaaaatagttttcacACATATCACAACTGGAAAACCAATGTTGGCTGTATGTTTTGAAGAGTAAGAAGGGGGGTCCAGAAATAACCTCACAAAAATGTTCTATTCAGAATGTATGGGAGGAAAAAAGTGTATCGATCTGGagtataaataataaaacattttggacaccaaagataaacaaacaaaaaaaataaacattttgaaCACCAAAGATAGGCTTTATTAATACATGCCTACTTCTCTGAGAATTCACCTGAATCAAAAGACTTCTTGGCATAACCACTCCCACAGCCAAAACTGATTTTAAGTACCAGAAATCTCTAGTAGTCAATACTTCTACAAAtctccaaaagaattaaaaaaaaaatgtcaaaatttttatttcattcattttcgAGATGTTTAAGTGTTTCAAAATAACGTAGTAAAGTTATAGTCACTGAAACTATTGCTTAAATACATGACAAGTGGGGAGTAGGGATTTGAACTTGTTTAGCAATTTCATTTGAGGAAAAAGCTGAAGGAAAGAGGTACTTTAAATTCTAGAGAAGACTTCAAATGCGTCACAAATAATTAGACTTACTGAGAAGATGGAAGGTTATCCCAGCCATCTACATGTCCCTACCAAGCTGTGTTTGAGGAACAGACTGAAGAGGGTGTGAGGCAGATAGAATTATTGTACTTGTAGAATTGTAATGTCCGTGAAAAGATTTTCCCTCTACTTCTCACGAGACATGGGAAGGGAGCTCCGAAAAGTATAATAAATTACATTTGGGATGCCTCAAAGAAAGTTATTTATAAAAATCAACATGTCCATTAAAATGTGAAACTGGACCACAATTCTCCAACTGGATGCTTGCAGCGATGCAGAAATTGCAGCCAATTAAGGTACTCCCATCTGCGTGAAGTTTAAAGAGGCAAAAAGTTCTAAAGTGCTTGTCTTTGCCCACAGATCTTGCAATTTCATAATCCCTTTCCATACAGTCAAATAATTGACCTTTGTGAGAATATAGGGTAGACTTTGACCCCAGGTCATCTATCTTTGCaaacaaaacaggcaaaaattGTTAGATAAATATTCACTTAGCACCTactatatggagtccctgggtaatgcaaaagGTTAATCCCtggactactagttgaaaggttagtggttccaacccacccagaggtgcctcagaagacaggcctggcttctgaaaggtcacagccctgaaaatgctatggggcagtcctacatggggtcgtcatgagttgaaattgatttcaCGGCAATCAACAACAAGTATGCTAGTTATTGTCCTGAGTGTTTTACAAAGTCTGTATTTCTAACATCTCACAACAATACTACAATGgaggtattattatctccactATACAGATGAAAGAATGAAGGCTCAGAGTAGTTAAAAAATTGCCATTGGGACACCATTTGTAAATGACAGATCCATACTCTTAAATAATATTCTATGATACGTCTTTTTCCTTCAAATTATACTCTTTTCTCCACTGTCATTCAGGAGCAACACTTAGAGATGGCTGGATGATGCAGCAGTTCACTGCCTGCTTGTTCCAGATACAGAGTAAAATCATTGGTAAAACGTat from Elephas maximus indicus isolate mEleMax1 chromosome 27, mEleMax1 primary haplotype, whole genome shotgun sequence harbors:
- the LOC126068258 gene encoding olfactory receptor 10A2-like produces the protein MSGSEPVVDGNRSLCTKFTFVAFSSLGELQPLLFVVFLVIYLFTVGRNLIIICLIWITPSLHTPMYFFLVNLSFLEMCYISSVVPLMLVHLLVDTKTVNTGGCAAQMYIFTILGLTECWLLAAMAYDRFVAICYPLHYTLLMGPHVCLKLAAASWTTGVVVESVQTTWIFTLPFCGTGQIQHFFCDIMPVVKLACVDTSHKEIVLFAVSVLFIMSPCLLILCSYVHILIAILRIPSAAGRCKVFSTCSSHILVVSLFYGTALFTYLQPKTAHTPETDKATALMYTVVTPALNPVIYTLRNKEVKEAFQRVTQRNPL